One genomic window of Paenibacillus xylanilyticus includes the following:
- a CDS encoding class I SAM-dependent rRNA methyltransferase, giving the protein MPSVTLERSRKKRLEHAHPWIYNNEIASVNGNPEPGDLVNVLNHQGRYLATGYYNPASQITVRVVSYQPLEFEQMDTAFFAARFSDCLRHRERFIQDGEAYRLVYGEADFLPGLIVDRFGSVLVVQLLTLGMDRCREAIVQALIEVMQPEGIYERSDVPIRELEGLEQTKGPLYGECPRHVTVTENGLLIKVDIVEGQKTGYFFDQRENRAAIEPLMKGWGYKSGITVQEVEQEGSHQLLPVNKSGKVVTFPYWDGATVLECFSHTGSFTLNACKYGAKKVTCLDISEHAIESARTNVELNGFTDRVEFVVADAFQYLREQVKGVEERSVRARAAEQKVDTSKALAAGGGKTFDVVILDPPAFAKTKSAVKGACRGYKDINLHGMKLVNEGGYLVTASCSYHMRPDLFLETIADAAEDAGKVLRLIEWKAAGKDHPQILGVDEGHYLKFAIFEVRSKTN; this is encoded by the coding sequence TTGCCATCGGTTACACTGGAACGCAGTCGCAAAAAGCGGCTTGAACATGCACATCCATGGATATACAACAACGAAATTGCCTCGGTTAACGGTAACCCCGAACCGGGAGATCTGGTCAACGTATTGAATCATCAAGGTCGTTATCTGGCGACAGGATACTATAATCCGGCTTCACAGATTACAGTGAGAGTCGTTTCATATCAACCGCTGGAGTTTGAGCAGATGGACACCGCCTTTTTTGCCGCTCGCTTCAGCGACTGCCTGCGTCACCGGGAACGTTTTATCCAGGATGGAGAGGCGTATCGTCTCGTATACGGAGAGGCTGATTTTCTGCCTGGCCTGATCGTGGACCGTTTTGGAAGTGTTCTCGTTGTGCAGCTGCTTACCTTGGGAATGGATCGCTGCCGTGAAGCCATCGTACAGGCTCTGATCGAAGTAATGCAGCCAGAGGGAATCTATGAGCGCAGTGATGTGCCGATTCGTGAGCTGGAAGGACTGGAGCAGACCAAAGGACCGCTGTACGGGGAGTGTCCACGTCATGTTACGGTAACCGAGAATGGCTTGCTTATTAAAGTGGATATCGTGGAAGGCCAGAAAACAGGCTACTTCTTCGACCAGCGTGAGAATCGGGCGGCAATTGAACCGCTTATGAAGGGCTGGGGTTATAAAAGCGGAATTACGGTGCAGGAAGTGGAGCAAGAGGGAAGCCATCAGCTGCTGCCTGTAAATAAAAGCGGTAAAGTGGTAACCTTCCCCTATTGGGATGGGGCTACTGTTCTGGAGTGTTTCTCACACACGGGCAGCTTCACGTTGAACGCTTGCAAATATGGTGCCAAAAAAGTCACATGCCTAGATATTTCCGAGCATGCGATTGAAAGTGCCCGCACCAACGTAGAATTGAATGGTTTTACGGATCGGGTAGAATTTGTTGTCGCTGATGCCTTCCAGTATTTACGTGAACAGGTCAAGGGAGTAGAAGAGCGTTCCGTACGTGCACGGGCAGCCGAACAGAAAGTGGATACCTCCAAAGCGCTTGCAGCTGGCGGCGGGAAAACATTTGATGTGGTCATTCTTGACCCACCTGCCTTTGCCAAAACCAAATCAGCAGTCAAAGGCGCCTGCCGTGGATACAAGGATATTAACCTGCATGGCATGAAGCTTGTGAATGAAGGTGGGTATTTGGTCACAGCGAGCTGTTCATATCATATGCGTCCGGATCTTTTCCTGGAAACGATTGCGGATGCTGCTGAAGATGCGGGCAAGGTATTGCGCCTAATTGAATGGAAAGCTGCCGGCAAGGACCACCCGCAAATTTTGGGTGTAGATGAAGGGCATTACTTGAAATTTGCCATTTTTGAAGTGCGCAGCAAAACAAACTGA
- a CDS encoding Na/Pi cotransporter family protein, with amino-acid sequence MFRDVVLPLIYGLIIFFGGMKLMETALQRMAGPMLAGWLNRATSAPWKGMAFSAGATAILQSSTAVTVLTIGLANARLITYGRTLGIILGTNIGTCLTTELIGLQIGRAALPLLVISLTGWAVFVVLSERNQAAPEHTRRFLMNSQYSFLAAAGFALVMTGIQVMQSIAVPLRSMGVFQWFLDRSADSLWWGFLAGACLTALIHSSAAVISVAITLAATGVLPVEIGIAIVIGSNVGTCVTAVIAAAGGASAGKFVAASHVVLNIAGALLFMPLIGLLHAASAWLSADYGAQIAHAQTLFNIISSLLALPLCYLPIWHKKPPAHAPTAKSPAA; translated from the coding sequence ATGTTCAGAGATGTTGTGCTGCCGCTCATATATGGACTAATTATTTTTTTTGGTGGAATGAAACTGATGGAAACGGCCTTACAGCGAATGGCTGGGCCAATGCTGGCCGGGTGGCTTAACCGAGCTACCTCTGCTCCATGGAAAGGCATGGCTTTCAGTGCAGGAGCCACCGCAATATTACAGAGCAGTACCGCCGTTACGGTGCTCACCATTGGTCTCGCGAATGCAAGATTAATTACCTACGGTCGCACACTAGGCATTATTCTGGGCACGAACATTGGTACATGCCTGACAACCGAGTTGATTGGGTTACAGATTGGACGTGCTGCCCTGCCCTTGCTAGTCATTTCTCTTACAGGTTGGGCTGTCTTTGTTGTTCTTAGTGAGCGCAATCAAGCTGCCCCCGAACACACTCGAAGATTCCTAATGAACTCACAATATAGCTTTCTTGCAGCTGCCGGTTTTGCTCTCGTGATGACCGGCATTCAAGTCATGCAATCCATCGCCGTCCCCCTGCGCAGCATGGGCGTATTTCAGTGGTTTTTGGATCGCTCGGCCGACAGTCTGTGGTGGGGATTTCTGGCTGGTGCCTGCCTTACGGCTCTCATTCATAGCAGTGCAGCTGTCATCAGCGTGGCGATTACGCTGGCGGCTACAGGTGTGCTGCCTGTGGAGATCGGTATTGCCATCGTGATCGGGTCCAATGTCGGGACTTGTGTCACAGCTGTGATTGCAGCCGCCGGAGGAGCTTCCGCAGGCAAATTCGTTGCAGCCTCCCATGTTGTATTGAACATTGCGGGAGCATTGCTTTTTATGCCGCTGATCGGGTTGCTGCATGCAGCTTCAGCCTGGCTGTCAGCGGACTACGGGGCACAGATTGCGCATGCCCAGACCCTGTTTAACATCATCAGCTCACTGCTTGCATTGCCCCTATGCTATCTGCCCATCTGGCACAAAAAACCACCGGCTCACGCCCCAACAGCGAAATCGCCCGCGGCTTGA
- a CDS encoding NUDIX hydrolase, whose amino-acid sequence MNKKEISAGGVVYRNEEDGSLQIQLIVDRYGKTTLAKGKMEAGETVEETALREILEETGMVGRIVEPVDIIAYTYQHAEFGPVDKEVHYYLVEAESGDLQPQIEEIKGVDWYAPEEAWSRQQQNGYDNNDNILRVALNKLGINV is encoded by the coding sequence ATGAACAAAAAGGAAATATCCGCAGGCGGTGTAGTCTATCGTAACGAGGAAGACGGCAGTCTTCAGATTCAGCTTATTGTGGATCGTTATGGTAAAACAACACTTGCCAAAGGCAAGATGGAAGCTGGAGAAACGGTAGAGGAAACTGCCTTGCGCGAGATTTTGGAAGAGACAGGCATGGTCGGCCGAATTGTGGAGCCTGTCGATATCATTGCCTACACATATCAGCATGCTGAGTTTGGTCCGGTAGACAAGGAAGTTCACTATTATCTGGTTGAAGCAGAAAGTGGAGACCTGCAGCCGCAGATCGAAGAGATCAAGGGAGTCGATTGGTACGCACCAGAAGAAGCCTGGTCAAGACAGCAGCAGAACGGTTACGACAACAACGATAACATTTTGCGGGTGGCACTGAACAAGCTGGGCATTAACGTGTAA
- the mtaB gene encoding tRNA (N(6)-L-threonylcarbamoyladenosine(37)-C(2))-methylthiotransferase MtaB — MPSVAFYTLGCKVNFYDTEAIWQLFKNEGYDQVDFDEQTADVYLINTCTVTNTGDKKSRQIIRRAIRRNPDAIVAVTGCYAQTSPAEILDIPGVDLVIGTQDRDKILPYVREIQESRQPVNAVRNIMKTRVFEEMDVPDFADRTRAFLKIQDGCNNFCTFCIIPWSRGLSRSREANSIVQQAHQLVHAGYKEIVLTGIHTGGYGDDMENYDLTDLLWDLDKVEGLERIRISSIEASQIDDRMLDVIKRSDKLVRHFHIPLQAGDDTVLKRMRRKYTTEEFYNKMLRIREAMPDVAITTDVIVGFPGETDEMFRNGYELMKKIGFSEMHVFPYSKRTGTPAARMEDQVDEEVKNARVHELIDLSEQMQLAYAQKFVGEVLDVIPEGEAKGREGSGKLHGYSDNYIQLVFDGSTDMIGKVCRVKVTEAGVNESQGTLVRVLEDNLKSAAM, encoded by the coding sequence ATGCCATCCGTGGCGTTTTACACCTTGGGCTGCAAAGTTAACTTTTATGATACAGAGGCGATCTGGCAATTGTTCAAAAATGAAGGATACGATCAAGTGGACTTCGATGAACAGACAGCAGATGTATATCTGATTAATACATGTACGGTAACGAATACCGGGGACAAAAAGAGTCGTCAAATCATCCGTCGTGCCATTCGTCGCAACCCGGATGCGATTGTAGCAGTTACGGGCTGTTACGCTCAAACTTCGCCAGCAGAGATTCTCGACATTCCTGGAGTGGATCTCGTCATCGGAACGCAGGACCGGGATAAAATTTTACCTTATGTTCGCGAAATTCAGGAGTCCCGTCAGCCAGTCAATGCGGTGCGGAACATTATGAAAACTCGTGTATTTGAGGAAATGGACGTGCCGGACTTCGCGGATCGTACGCGTGCATTCCTGAAAATTCAGGACGGCTGCAACAACTTCTGCACGTTCTGCATCATTCCATGGTCACGCGGGCTCTCCCGCAGCCGGGAAGCAAACAGCATTGTTCAGCAAGCTCACCAGCTTGTACATGCCGGTTATAAGGAAATCGTCCTGACAGGCATTCACACGGGTGGATATGGTGACGATATGGAGAACTACGATCTGACTGATCTGCTATGGGATCTGGATAAAGTGGAAGGGCTGGAGCGGATCCGTATCAGTTCCATTGAAGCGAGCCAGATCGATGATCGGATGCTGGATGTCATTAAGCGTTCGGACAAGCTGGTACGCCACTTCCATATCCCGCTGCAAGCGGGTGATGACACCGTATTGAAACGGATGCGCCGCAAGTACACAACCGAAGAATTTTATAACAAAATGCTTCGCATCCGCGAAGCAATGCCAGATGTGGCTATTACAACGGACGTTATCGTAGGTTTCCCGGGTGAGACAGACGAAATGTTCCGTAATGGTTATGAATTGATGAAAAAAATCGGTTTCTCGGAAATGCACGTATTCCCGTACTCCAAGCGTACAGGAACACCGGCAGCCCGGATGGAAGATCAGGTGGATGAAGAAGTCAAAAATGCTCGTGTGCATGAACTGATCGACCTGTCTGAACAAATGCAGCTTGCTTATGCGCAGAAGTTTGTAGGCGAGGTTCTGGATGTCATTCCGGAAGGTGAAGCAAAAGGCCGTGAAGGCAGCGGAAAATTGCATGGTTATAGCGATAACTACATTCAGCTCGTATTTGATGGTTCTACAGACATGATCGGTAAAGTGTGCCGCGTCAAAGTGACCGAAGCGGGTGTAAACGAAAGCCAGGGTACACTGGTTCGTGTACTGGAAGATAATCTGAAGTCCGCAGCGATGTAA
- a CDS encoding RsmE family RNA methyltransferase has product MQRYFVSAEQLTEHSVVILGDDARHIGKVMRGKPGDKLIVSDGQSREALVEIESIEAGQVTANIVESLKMDHEARIRVTVAQSLPKGDKMETVIQRCTEIGAVAFVPFLSERTIVQYDAKKEGKRLERWRKIAKEAAEQSHRNRIPSVEQPLSWKGLLSSFEGYSLVCYCYEKENGKQLRDALKPFIEQLAPDAAADVLIVVGPEGGFSERETLEADQAGAVSVGLGKRILRAETAGMAALTCVLYESGEMGGM; this is encoded by the coding sequence ATGCAGCGTTATTTTGTATCTGCAGAACAGCTTACAGAGCATTCTGTTGTCATTCTGGGAGATGATGCGCGCCATATCGGTAAAGTGATGCGTGGCAAGCCTGGAGATAAACTGATTGTCAGTGATGGACAGAGTCGTGAGGCTTTGGTGGAGATTGAGAGTATCGAAGCTGGCCAGGTAACGGCAAATATCGTGGAATCTCTGAAAATGGACCATGAAGCCCGTATTCGCGTAACGGTGGCCCAGAGCCTGCCGAAGGGTGACAAGATGGAGACGGTTATTCAGAGATGTACCGAAATCGGAGCGGTAGCCTTTGTACCTTTCCTCTCGGAACGGACGATTGTTCAATATGATGCCAAGAAAGAAGGCAAACGGTTGGAGCGGTGGCGCAAAATTGCCAAGGAAGCCGCTGAACAAAGTCATCGGAATCGCATTCCATCCGTCGAGCAGCCACTTTCCTGGAAAGGGCTGCTGTCTTCTTTTGAGGGCTACAGTTTGGTATGTTATTGTTATGAAAAGGAGAACGGCAAGCAGCTGCGCGATGCGCTGAAGCCGTTTATTGAACAGCTCGCACCTGATGCGGCTGCAGACGTGTTGATTGTGGTTGGACCTGAAGGCGGGTTCTCCGAGAGAGAAACGCTGGAAGCCGATCAGGCAGGCGCGGTATCCGTTGGGCTGGGCAAGCGAATATTGCGTGCCGAGACCGCAGGGATGGCAGCGCTGACTTGTGTTTTATATGAATCCGGAGAAATGGGGGGAATGTAA
- a CDS encoding site-2 protease family protein: MDFLNSFFRYPIDQLPFFLLTILIAFTVHEFAHAYFANKFGDPTAKLLGRVTLNPAVHFDLFGVLLLVIAGFGWARPVPVNRANFDKPRLMGVIVSFAGPLSNLLLAIVGTIIYASLVGSGALGGIENERLFTAISMFFSIFNLTNFFLFLFNLIPLPPLDGYRILEDVLPPSISRKLQGVEQWSIFIFLLILIIPPLQNATIQPLYELAQNMYVNLAKGIIGFYR, encoded by the coding sequence ATGGACTTTCTGAATTCGTTCTTTCGTTATCCCATTGATCAGCTCCCGTTTTTCCTGCTGACGATTCTGATTGCTTTCACTGTACATGAGTTTGCCCATGCATACTTTGCCAATAAATTTGGAGATCCGACCGCCAAGCTGCTGGGTCGGGTCACCCTTAATCCGGCAGTTCACTTTGATTTGTTTGGTGTGCTGCTGCTTGTGATTGCCGGGTTCGGTTGGGCACGGCCTGTCCCGGTCAATCGTGCGAATTTTGATAAGCCTAGATTAATGGGAGTTATTGTGTCGTTTGCTGGACCGCTTAGCAATTTGCTTTTGGCTATTGTGGGAACCATTATCTATGCATCTCTTGTAGGTTCAGGAGCGTTAGGTGGGATTGAGAATGAACGGTTGTTCACGGCGATCTCCATGTTCTTCTCGATTTTCAATCTGACGAACTTTTTCCTGTTCCTCTTTAACCTGATCCCATTGCCACCACTGGATGGTTACCGAATTCTTGAAGATGTACTGCCACCTTCGATTAGTCGCAAACTGCAAGGGGTTGAACAATGGTCCATTTTTATTTTTCTCTTAATTCTGATTATTCCTCCGCTGCAGAACGCTACAATTCAGCCATTATATGAATTAGCGCAGAATATGTATGTTAATTTGGCAAAAGGAATCATTGGATTCTATCGATAA
- the prmA gene encoding 50S ribosomal protein L11 methyltransferase — MLWHELTIHTTEEAVEMISNFLHEAGAGGVSIEESGTLNKERDTSYGQWYELPLNDIPEGLAVIKGYFSEGTDMEALKAEVNPRIKQLSEFDIDAGEIRYEVRTVDEDDWANAWKQYFKPVRVSDRLTIKPTWEDYTPESPEEKIIELDPGMAFGTGTHPTTSLCLRTLETVIQGGEEVIDVGTGSGILAIGAIQLGAKHVLALDLDPVAVSSAKENVHLNGLEEQVTVKESDLLSVLGSQDPALGVQLPVKVIVANILAEIIMLFIDDVYNALEPGGVYIASGIWKNKEQVVHDALVASGFEISAVHRDEDWLAYVARKR; from the coding sequence ATGTTATGGCATGAACTAACAATACATACCACAGAAGAAGCTGTGGAAATGATCTCGAATTTTTTGCATGAAGCAGGTGCTGGAGGGGTCTCGATCGAAGAATCTGGCACATTAAATAAAGAACGTGATACGTCTTATGGCCAGTGGTATGAGCTGCCTTTGAATGATATTCCGGAAGGTTTGGCTGTGATTAAAGGGTATTTCTCGGAAGGTACGGACATGGAAGCCCTTAAAGCAGAAGTTAACCCGAGAATTAAGCAGCTCTCCGAATTTGATATTGATGCGGGTGAGATCCGGTATGAGGTTCGTACGGTGGATGAAGATGACTGGGCTAATGCCTGGAAACAGTATTTCAAGCCCGTCCGCGTATCTGATCGTTTGACGATCAAACCGACATGGGAAGACTACACACCCGAAAGTCCGGAAGAGAAGATCATCGAGCTGGATCCAGGTATGGCTTTTGGTACAGGTACACATCCGACAACCTCCCTATGCTTGCGGACACTGGAAACGGTAATTCAGGGCGGCGAGGAAGTCATTGATGTGGGTACGGGCTCAGGTATTTTGGCGATCGGTGCCATTCAGCTGGGTGCAAAGCATGTTCTGGCACTGGATCTTGATCCGGTTGCAGTATCGAGTGCGAAGGAGAACGTGCATCTGAACGGCCTGGAGGAGCAAGTTACGGTTAAAGAGAGTGATCTCCTATCTGTTCTTGGAAGCCAAGATCCTGCATTAGGTGTTCAGCTGCCTGTGAAAGTGATCGTAGCCAATATTTTGGCCGAGATTATTATGCTGTTTATTGATGATGTATACAATGCACTGGAACCAGGCGGTGTCTATATTGCTTCAGGGATCTGGAAAAACAAAGAGCAGGTTGTGCATGATGCACTCGTTGCTTCCGGTTTTGAAATTAGTGCGGTCCACCGTGACGAGGACTGGCTGGCTTATGTTGCCAGAAAGAGGTAA
- a CDS encoding YfhD family protein, translated as MAEHERPGKILTKTEKMKRMQSAKNEDVEFSAEVADHDDVEAIRRSEAADRRQGRELHE; from the coding sequence ATGGCTGAACACGAACGCCCAGGCAAGATTTTAACAAAAACGGAAAAGATGAAACGGATGCAATCCGCTAAAAACGAAGATGTGGAATTCAGTGCTGAGGTTGCGGACCATGATGACGTAGAGGCAATCCGGCGCAGTGAAGCGGCTGATCGTCGTCAGGGACGGGAGCTTCATGAATGA
- a CDS encoding IS3 family transposase (programmed frameshift) — MSKKHFTTQEQDQLRRNPYVKNVSAKAITYTDAFKERFIQEHSQGMLPSEIFQEAGFPIDVLGATRIRKASNRWRTAFQEQGSAGLTDGRKHASERSLTRELSLEEKYARLEAKMKWLEAENEFLKKARSTRKADEKKKIQLSTRQKFKLIQEMLHTYSFQRKVHVLCAIAGVSRSGYYHYCSEDARLHRQKQEQNDQKMKAIILKAYHYRRRNKGARQIKMTLALQYGVVYNLKRIRRIMQKYNIVCPIRKANPTRRMAKATQEHRTCPNTLKRAFKPGIAGKVLLTDITYLTYGISKRAYLSTIKDAETNEILAYEVSASLGLDIAMETLKQLQKHRHLTSDALIHSDQGFHYTNPKFQKLVKQMGLKQSMSRRGNCWDNAPQESFFGHFKDETNFKTCMTLEEVKQEVKSYMIYYNYYRGQWNLNKLPPVRYRQQLEVA, encoded by the exons ATGTCAAAAAAACACTTTACAACGCAAGAGCAAGATCAGTTGAGAAGAAATCCTTATGTGAAAAATGTTAGCGCTAAAGCCATTACGTATACGGATGCGTTCAAAGAACGATTTATTCAAGAACACAGTCAAGGTATGCTTCCTAGTGAGATCTTTCAGGAAGCAGGATTTCCCATTGACGTTTTGGGTGCAACCCGGATTCGAAAGGCTTCCAATCGATGGCGTACGGCATTTCAGGAACAAGGATCTGCTGGATTAACGGATGGTAGAAAACACGCCTCAGAACGTTCTCTGACCCGTGAATTAAGTCTTGAAGAAAAATATGCCCGTTTGGAAGCGAAAATGAAATGGCTTGAAGCGGAGAATGAAT TTCTTAAAAAAGCTCGATCAACTCGAAAGGCAGATGAGAAGAAAAAAATCCAACTCAGTACGCGACAAAAATTTAAACTGATTCAAGAGATGTTGCATACATACTCTTTCCAACGCAAGGTGCATGTTCTTTGTGCTATTGCTGGCGTTTCACGTTCAGGCTATTACCACTATTGTAGTGAAGATGCCAGATTACATCGTCAAAAGCAGGAACAGAATGATCAGAAGATGAAAGCGATCATCCTGAAAGCCTACCATTACCGTAGGAGGAACAAAGGCGCCCGTCAAATCAAAATGACGCTCGCACTTCAGTATGGCGTCGTATACAATCTCAAGCGAATCCGTCGGATCATGCAAAAGTACAACATCGTTTGTCCGATTCGAAAAGCAAATCCCACACGTCGTATGGCTAAAGCGACCCAAGAGCATCGAACCTGTCCCAACACGTTAAAGCGAGCGTTTAAGCCAGGGATTGCAGGCAAAGTTCTCTTAACGGACATCACATACTTAACTTATGGGATAAGTAAACGGGCCTATCTATCAACGATTAAAGATGCTGAAACGAATGAAATATTAGCCTATGAAGTCTCTGCTTCCCTTGGATTGGACATTGCGATGGAGACGTTGAAACAACTCCAAAAGCATCGGCATCTCACTTCGGATGCATTGATTCATTCGGATCAAGGATTCCACTATACAAACCCCAAGTTTCAAAAGCTTGTGAAACAAATGGGGTTAAAACAATCCATGTCACGCCGAGGAAACTGTTGGGATAACGCTCCACAAGAATCCTTCTTTGGGCATTTTAAAGATGAAACAAATTTCAAAACATGTATGACCCTGGAGGAGGTTAAGCAAGAAGTGAAGAGTTACATGATCTATTACAATTATTATCGAGGTCAATGGAACTTAAACAAGCTGCCGCCTGTACGATACAGACAGCAGCTTGAAGTAGCCTAA
- the dnaJ gene encoding molecular chaperone DnaJ, which produces MAEKRDYYEVLGVGKNASDEEIKKAYRKLARQYHPDVNKAADAEAKFKEVKEAYDVVSDSQKRAQYDQYGHIDPNQGGFGGGGDFGGGGFGDIFDMFFGGGGGRRDPNAPQRGNDLQYTMTIEFKEAVFGKETDITIPRTESCDTCHGSGAKPGTKPKTCSVCQGSGQQEVVQNTPFGRMVNRRACSNCNGSGQIIEEKCTTCSGSGKVRKQRKIHVRIPAGVDDGAQLRMTGEGEGGLRGGPAGDLYIVIRVKSHDFFEREGDDIYCEIPLTFAQAALGDEIEIPTLTEKVKLKIPAGTQTGTYFRLKGKGVPRLRGMGQGDQHVKVVVVTPSKLNDEQKDLLRQIAALDGEQTHEHEQSFFDRVKRAFRGD; this is translated from the coding sequence GTGGCTGAAAAACGAGATTATTATGAGGTACTCGGCGTTGGCAAAAATGCAAGCGACGAGGAAATCAAAAAGGCCTACCGTAAGCTTGCCCGTCAGTATCACCCTGACGTAAACAAGGCAGCAGATGCGGAAGCCAAGTTTAAGGAAGTAAAAGAAGCTTATGATGTAGTCAGCGACAGCCAGAAGCGGGCTCAGTATGATCAGTATGGTCATATCGATCCGAATCAGGGTGGATTCGGCGGTGGCGGTGATTTCGGCGGCGGCGGATTTGGCGACATCTTCGATATGTTCTTTGGCGGTGGCGGCGGACGACGTGATCCGAATGCTCCGCAGCGGGGAAATGATCTGCAGTACACCATGACCATCGAATTCAAGGAAGCGGTGTTCGGCAAAGAGACCGACATTACCATTCCGCGTACCGAAAGCTGTGATACATGTCATGGTTCAGGTGCCAAACCGGGTACGAAGCCGAAGACTTGTTCGGTCTGCCAAGGTAGCGGCCAACAGGAAGTCGTGCAAAATACACCATTTGGCCGCATGGTCAATCGTCGTGCTTGCTCGAACTGTAATGGTTCAGGTCAAATCATTGAAGAAAAATGTACAACATGCAGCGGCAGCGGTAAAGTCCGCAAGCAGCGCAAAATTCACGTTCGCATCCCAGCGGGTGTGGATGACGGTGCTCAACTGCGCATGACTGGTGAAGGTGAAGGTGGTCTGCGAGGTGGACCAGCAGGAGACCTGTATATCGTCATTCGTGTGAAATCACATGATTTCTTTGAGCGTGAAGGCGATGATATCTACTGTGAAATTCCGCTTACATTTGCTCAGGCGGCATTGGGTGACGAGATTGAGATTCCAACGTTGACTGAAAAAGTGAAGTTGAAAATTCCAGCGGGTACACAAACCGGAACGTATTTCCGTCTTAAAGGCAAAGGGGTTCCGCGCCTGCGCGGCATGGGCCAAGGGGATCAACATGTAAAAGTGGTTGTGGTTACACCAAGCAAGCTGAATGATGAGCAGAAAGATCTGCTTCGTCAAATCGCTGCACTGGATGGAGAGCAAACCCATGAACATGAACAATCCTTCTTTGACCGGGTGAAACGGGCTTTCCGCGGAGACTGA